In the genome of Candidatus Pristimantibacillus lignocellulolyticus, the window CTGTATTGCCTATATTACTAGGTGCTTTATTAGTAAGCTTGTTTATTGGTAAATCTATGAATATATTTAGCTCTGGTGATGATGTAGCCAAGAGTCTTGGACTTAATGTTGGTCTACTTAAAATTGTTATGGGTATATTAATTATTGTATTAGCTGGGGGATCCGTAGCCATTGTGGGTTCCATTGGCTTTGTAGGTCTGATCGTACCTCATATCGCTAAGCGTTTAGTCGGTACCGACTATCGTTGGATATTACCTTATGGTGCTTTAATCGGTTCTTTGCTACTATTAGCAGCTGATATATCTGCTAGGTTTATTATAATTCCTCAAGAGGCACCTATCGGTGTGATGACTGCAATAATTGGTGGTCCATTCTTTATTTATTTAGCCAAAAAAGGGGTGTCTAAACAATGAGGTCTTGGACATTTCGAATGTTTAGCGGCAAAATATCATTTCAAATTTCTATTAAATGGCTACTTATGACATTGAGTTTGTCTTTATTATTAGTATTACTAATTCTGTTAGGTTTATCAGCAGGGAGTAAATGGATTCCATTGCCTGAGGTTGCACAACAGCTAATAGGTCACATCGACACTCATAGTTTTACAATTGAAACCTTACGCTTACCTCGAGTTTTATTAGCGGTACTTGTAGGTGCTAGCTTAGGAGTTGCTGGGCTAATTTTGCAAACGATCGTAAGAAACCCACTTGCCTCTCCTGATATAATAGGCATTACAAGCGGAGCTTCACTTGGAGCCGTTTCCTTCATAACGTTTGGAACTGGTATTATTAGTATGCAATTCTTGCCTTTCGCTGCAATAGCTGGAGGATTAGTTACTTCATTGCTTATATATATCATTTCCTGGAATAAAGGTGTAACACCTATTCGGCTAGTATTAATAGGGATTGGAATATCTGCGATATTAAAGTCCGGTATTACGTTTATGCTAGTATTCAGCAATGCTGTCGTTACAACAAAAGCTTATATATGGCTCACGGGAAGCTTATACGCAGCGAATTGGAGTGACGTTTCCGCAATGTCCTTATGGGTTTTGATTCCATTACCGATTTTACTTATTTGGGGAAGAAGCATGAATGTAACAGAACTTGGTGACGAGGTAGCTATTAATGCTGGGATTCGCGTACAGCTTCAGCGCTTTGTCTTTTTAATGTGTAGCGTAGTGTTAGCCGGAACAGCCGCGGCATATGCTGGAGGTATTGAGTTTGTTGGACTAATGGCCCCTCATATTGCCAGACGACTTGCTACAAGATCTTTTATTGGACTTATTCCTCTTACTGCTCTCATAGGAGCTAGTTTAGTATTAGTAGCAGATATCATTGCTCGAACGATGTTCTTGCCTTTAGATATTCCTGCAGGGGTATTCACCGCAGCCATTGGTGCACCATTCTTTATCTATATGTTGTTTCACAATAGAAATCGCTAGGAGAGATATTCATGAGTGGATTACAAACACAACATTTGACGCTAAATTATGGCGAGCAATCTATTATTCATAATTTAAGCTTCGAAATCCCTCTTCATAAAATAACAGTGCTAGTTGGTGCCAACGGAAGTGGCAAATCTACCTTATTGCGATCAATGGCACGTCTATTAAAACCTGCTTCAGGACATGTATTGCTGGACGATCAGGAGTTGCAAAACGTACCTACCAAAGAGATTGCAAAGCGAATATCTATTCTTCCACAAGGACCAGTAGCTCCAGAAGGTATAACTGTTGAGCAACTAGTAAAGCAAGGTCGTTATCCCTATCAGCGTTGGTATCAACAATGGTCTGAAGAGGATGAGAAGTTAGTTGAACAAGCTCTTGCTGCAACTCAGTTGCTTCAATTCAAAGATAAGCAACTTGATGCACTATCTGGTGGACAAAGACAACGCGCTTGGATTGCAATGACGTTAGCACAAGAAACACCTATTATCCTTTTGGACGAGCCAACAACCTATCTGGATATGTCTCATCAAATTGAGCTACTTGATTTCCTGTTCGACTTGAACAGGGAAAAGAAACGTACCATTGTTATGGTGCTCCATGATTTGAATTTAGCTTGTCGTTATGCTGATAACTTAGTAGCCATTCACAATCAAACCGTTGCTGTTCAAGGAGCACCTGAATCGATTGTTACGAAGGAGATGGTGCAAGAAATCTTTGGCATGGAAGCTATTATTGAAAAAGACCCACTATTTGGTACGCCCTTATGTATTCCAAAAGGAAAGGGAAGACAGATCAAATGACCTTAGACCTTTACGGGATAAGACAAAAGCAGGGGAATGAGGGGATCCCAGTAGCAAATCTATTGGACAAGGACGTTTTGCTCCCCTTAGTAAAAGATTATGGGATTTATCTGGAAACGACATCACTTGCAATAGCAGGATCTCTATTTATAAAGCGTTATGCGGTTATTACTGCGGCGGTTTCTCTCGATTATTTTGGGTTTTTACAGCAGAAAGCAGATTGGTGGTCTAACGCTCACTTTGATGCAAAAACCTTTACAATGCTTATAGATGAAAGTCCTGTCGGTTTGCTTGATGAAAACTGGAAGGATGAGCTTTTCATCAATCATCTTACTCCAATAATTCAAATGATAGCTAAAGAATGTAAAATAAACGAAAGAATTTTATGGGAAAACGTTGCGGTACGATTAAATTCTGTATTTCGTGAATATGAGCATAGTTATTCTTCTGAGCAAATTGATGCTCAGTATAATGATATAACTAGCCCCAATTGCTCTTGGCTTGGTAAAGATACAAATCCTTTGCAGCTATATGTGCATAAGCAGTTTATTGACGCAGAAAATCCTAAACGTAAAACTTGCTGTCGTTATTATGAAGTAAGTAAGGCTGGTGAACTTCCGTACTGCAACGTTTGCCCCTTGAAAAAGAAGGTTTAAGTACCGCATCAGTCACATTAGTTGAGATAAACTAGAATAATACTATTTTGAGTTATTATATAAATTTTAGTAATTTGATATACTTAATCAAGTAACCATGTTGTTATTATAAATAATCCATTTAATAAGAAAACTGACCATGTCTGTGGTTAATAATAAGGTGATGAAAAATGAAAAAAACAATTGTTTGCTTTGGAGATTCCAATACATGGGGCTTTGACGCACAATCAGGTGGTAGATTTGATGAAAAAACGAGATGGACGGGCTTACTAAGCGAGCGATTAGGTGATCAGTTTCGTGTTGTGGAAGAGGGGCTAAGCGGTAGAACAAGTGTATGTGAGGATCCTTTGTTTGAAGGTCTACAAGGTATTTCTTATATTTATCCGTGTCTTATGTCACATTCACCGCTAGAGCTTGTAGTCATCATGCTTGGGACGAATGATACTAAAGAAAGATTTGGTCTGACCTCATATAACATTGCGCAAGGAATTGTTAGATTGGCTCTAAAGGCAAAAGGGTCGGCGGTAGGCGTTGGTGGAAGGACTCCGGAAGTTCTCGTTGTGGCACCACCGCCCATTAGACCAGAATATATTAGTACCGATGTCGGAAAATCAATGGGAAAAATGTGTGACGAGAAAGCAATGGAGCTTTCGGAACACCTTCAACATCTTCTAGCGAATACCGGCATTCATTTCGCCGATGCAAAGCAGCAAATTATGATGAATGAAGTTGATTATATGCACCTTGATGCTGAGGGACATCATAAGATGTCAGACTTTATGTGGAAGAAAATCACTGATATCATTTGACATGAAGTGAATAGATAGCATAGATAAATCCCTGTTCAGAATAAATGAATAGGGATTTTTTTGTTAACAGAGGGTTAAGGAACATTTATCGAATGCTTATACAGCTGCTGATTAGAGTAAGTTTATCTTCTACCTACAACGATCTGTTCAGTAAAAACTTGTACTTGATTTCGACCAGATCTTTTGGCAACGTAAAGTGCTTCATCAGCTTTTTGAATAAGCTGATAGATAGATTCATCCTTATCTTCTGTCGTTACGGATACCCCAAAACTGGAGGTAACCGATACAACTCGTTTATTTTCAACTAGAGGATTTTGTTCAATGCACAATCTAAGGTGATTAGCGAATTTTTCACCTTCAACTAATGTATAGCCGGCTATCGCGAGTACAAATTCTTCACCACCATATCTAGCAAATAGCATATTTTCTCCTAGCTCAGCTTTACATATTTGAGCCACATGCACTAGTATTTGATCTCCAGTTTGATGTCCAAAAGTATCGTTCACTTTTTTGAAAAAATCAATATCAAATAAAATAAGCGTATAAGATGACAAATCATCCTTTACTTTTATTAAACTTTGCTCACTTTGATTGAAAAAGGCACGACGATTGAATATTTGCGTTAGCTCATCATAATAGGCTTGATGCTCTAACTTTTGTTGTAATGTATGTAACTCTGTTATATCCGTAAATATAATTAGTAAGCCAGAGTTATTATTAGATTGCTGAAGATTAGAAATACGTAGCTGATAAATATAATTAGCTTGATGAATCGTAACATTTAAATTATTTGATATTGTATCTAATTCAACGGGGAATGATTGATCCGTTAGCATATACCAAACTTGATCAAATGGCTGCCCTAATGTTGAACGATCCAAAGTAGTAAACATATTTTTACAAGCATGGTTATATTCGATTAATTGATAGCTATTATTTAGCACAATTACACCATCATTCATACTATTAAAAATTGTTTCCTTAGCAATTGGCATAATTGATAACATTCGAGAGTTAGTAATAGACCAGAGGTACAAAACAGAAGAAATCCAAATAACCATTGGTACAGGATCGATACCATCGGGTGTCAATCCTATGAATAATAAAAATGCAGTCACTATTGGAAGCAATTGACCACAAATGAGTGCAAATAATTGAGGTTTATAAGCACGAACGGTTTCCTTCCAGCGTGAAAGTAGCAATAAGAACGCAGCTAACAAACAGCTGAAAATGTAAATATTATGTACAACAAACCATACCCCATACTCAATCTCACTATATGGAGGCCCAAGCACCGAATTTATATCATATATTCTATAGAATATATGATGAGATTCATTAGTTACATTAATGAGAAAGGTGAGACAAGGCATTATTAGTAAAGCAATAATTCTTTTTCTCGTTAATTTGTATCCCAAATATTGCAAAACAAACAATAATCCTAACGGAGGGAAAAATGGTAACCCTACATACTGTACAATATTCCAAAATCTAAGTTGTTCGAATGAAGTGGATGTTAAGCTAAAGGCATAACCAAAGCAATAAATCAAGGAAGATAATGTATTCCAC includes:
- a CDS encoding diguanylate cyclase, translating into MSILVYTYWKRHHYTNIFKLFMWNTLSSLIYCFGYAFSLTSTSFEQLRFWNIVQYVGLPFFPPLGLLFVLQYLGYKLTRKRIIALLIMPCLTFLINVTNESHHIFYRIYDINSVLGPPYSEIEYGVWFVVHNIYIFSCLLAAFLLLLSRWKETVRAYKPQLFALICGQLLPIVTAFLLFIGLTPDGIDPVPMVIWISSVLYLWSITNSRMLSIMPIAKETIFNSMNDGVIVLNNSYQLIEYNHACKNMFTTLDRSTLGQPFDQVWYMLTDQSFPVELDTISNNLNVTIHQANYIYQLRISNLQQSNNNSGLLIIFTDITELHTLQQKLEHQAYYDELTQIFNRRAFFNQSEQSLIKVKDDLSSYTLILFDIDFFKKVNDTFGHQTGDQILVHVAQICKAELGENMLFARYGGEEFVLAIAGYTLVEGEKFANHLRLCIEQNPLVENKRVVSVTSSFGVSVTTEDKDESIYQLIQKADEALYVAKRSGRNQVQVFTEQIVVGRR
- a CDS encoding ABC transporter ATP-binding protein — translated: MSGLQTQHLTLNYGEQSIIHNLSFEIPLHKITVLVGANGSGKSTLLRSMARLLKPASGHVLLDDQELQNVPTKEIAKRISILPQGPVAPEGITVEQLVKQGRYPYQRWYQQWSEEDEKLVEQALAATQLLQFKDKQLDALSGGQRQRAWIAMTLAQETPIILLDEPTTYLDMSHQIELLDFLFDLNREKKRTIVMVLHDLNLACRYADNLVAIHNQTVAVQGAPESIVTKEMVQEIFGMEAIIEKDPLFGTPLCIPKGKGRQIK
- a CDS encoding iron ABC transporter permease, translated to MRSWTFRMFSGKISFQISIKWLLMTLSLSLLLVLLILLGLSAGSKWIPLPEVAQQLIGHIDTHSFTIETLRLPRVLLAVLVGASLGVAGLILQTIVRNPLASPDIIGITSGASLGAVSFITFGTGIISMQFLPFAAIAGGLVTSLLIYIISWNKGVTPIRLVLIGIGISAILKSGITFMLVFSNAVVTTKAYIWLTGSLYAANWSDVSAMSLWVLIPLPILLIWGRSMNVTELGDEVAINAGIRVQLQRFVFLMCSVVLAGTAAAYAGGIEFVGLMAPHIARRLATRSFIGLIPLTALIGASLVLVADIIARTMFLPLDIPAGVFTAAIGAPFFIYMLFHNRNR
- a CDS encoding GDSL-type esterase/lipase family protein; its protein translation is MKKTIVCFGDSNTWGFDAQSGGRFDEKTRWTGLLSERLGDQFRVVEEGLSGRTSVCEDPLFEGLQGISYIYPCLMSHSPLELVVIMLGTNDTKERFGLTSYNIAQGIVRLALKAKGSAVGVGGRTPEVLVVAPPPIRPEYISTDVGKSMGKMCDEKAMELSEHLQHLLANTGIHFADAKQQIMMNEVDYMHLDAEGHHKMSDFMWKKITDII